One window of the Gambusia affinis linkage group LG01, SWU_Gaff_1.0, whole genome shotgun sequence genome contains the following:
- the LOC122829606 gene encoding uncharacterized protein LOC122829606 isoform X1, with translation MEESNGQMNRSIHISIDNLEDIILPRLNTLTPAQWTLLSQGLRDSHITAVMADILTNIFQQCVENSLTVLVPILEDCMTKCMKTKMPDESISVHLTNMISTEMAIVLEVSPPEEVCESSMELNSLMEQEVSEKVTSIANGIKRTSSFPAEPAVFASGCISNLRNFNKMVSNAVQCLRKHINRVSSRCIERYWSAFTKKRTSGVSPAEAETAFDLTEKSVSPSVKSLYSVASVSESIAEIIEKYSDDAGDAKGAEDDADFCLDHFEVNEVAGGISKTIIDDLHYCKAEGSVGQKDPSCSCAPHFNLKKIVGDIRNLFRSKGKTDPAGKEEIVKNPQFSRFAKDQFATMASSLEISFKDSSDTNVVKLKQDVYLSNTLAHLMFPGCVPEDSSGMKTDQIPKLDFQSIKPQIDRLCAEFMKNPQLNDKIKQFSKELTDKLYTDITSSHHYNLPVPPENLSESVLSSEKISDISGQTEICPEIFYARTEDEVRRFLQNIFLWLKNEEINRISESDRVSNVLSEINDLVGQTYETQIPKPMSPGTEKDSIPTIGREFKEQPEYPVKAETDSLIDSSLTAPGIRYVRFVEEITIIPIPEINETTEQKKNDLEECMKCFAMRAFLNCWEKNGGPVNTTDMKRILSYLSVEIIQEIADFEVSKDNDKVNVFVTDLYRDLKNQFGSTRDLWKAATSLDGHSLQDAILKYLRKHFPMTRKMSTTEKITSTLTDIFCFLK, from the coding sequence atggaaGAGTCAAACGGGCAAATGAACAGAAGCATCCACATTTCCATTGACAATCTGGAGGATATCATATTGCCCCGCCTGAACACTTTAACACCAGCACAGTGGACCTTGCTTTCACAGGGTCTGAGGGATTCACATATTACAGCCGTCATGGCTGACATACTTACCAACATTTTTCAACAATGTGTGGAAAATTCACTGACCGTCCTTGTGCCAATATTAGAAGATTGTATGACGAAGTGCATGAAGACTAAAATGCCAGATGAAAGCATCAGTGTGCATTTGACCAACATGATTTCAACAGAAATGGCCATTGTCCTCGAGGTGTCTCCACCAGAAGAAGTCTGTGAGAGCAGCATGGAGTTGAACTCATTGATGGAACAGGAGGTCTCTGAAAAAGTAACATCCATTGCAAATGGCATCAAGAGAACCTCTAGTTTTCCTGCAGAACCAGCAGTGTTTGCAAGTGGTTGCATTTCTAACCTAagaaatttcaacaaaatggTTTCCAATGCAGTTCAGTGCCTTCGCAAACACATAAACAGAGTCAGCTCAAGATGCATCGAAAGATATTGGAGTGCGTTCACAAAAAAGCGAACCTCAGGTGTGTCTCCAGCAGAAGCAGAGACTGCTTTTGACCTTACAGAGAAAAGCGTTTCTCCTAGTGTGAAATCTCTCTATTCTGTAGCCTCAGTTAGCGAGAGTATTGCTGAAATCATAGAGAAATATTCTGATGATGCAGGCGATGCAAAAGGTGCAGAAGATGATGCAGATTTTTGCCTAGATCATTTCGAAGTAAACGAGGTTGCAGGTGGAATTAGCAAAACGATTATTGATGACCTTCATTACTGTAAGGCTGAAGGTTCGGTTGGACAGAAAGATCCAAGTTGTTCATGTGctcctcattttaatttgaaaaagatCGTTGGTGATATCAGAAACCTTTTCCGGTCAAAAGGCAAAACTGACCCAgctggaaaagaagaaatagtCAAAAACCCACAATTTTCCAGATTTGCAAAAGACCAGTTCGCCACCATGGCGTCTTCTTTGGAGATCTCATTCAAGGACTCAAGTGACACAAATGTAGTGAAACTGAAACAAGATGTATATTTGTCAAACACATTGGCTCACCTCATGTTTCCTGGATGTGTCCCTGAAGATTCATCAGGGATGAAAACAGACCAAATTCCTAAGCTGGATTTTCAGTCCATCAAACCACAAATTGACAGACTGTGTGCAGAATTCATGAAAAACCCACAGTTGAATGACAAGATCAAGCAGTTTTCCAAGGAACTGACAGATAAATTATATACTGATATCACCAGTAGCCATCATTACAACCTTCCTGTTCCTCCTGAAAACCTTTCAGAATCTGTCCTCTCTAGTGAGAAAATAAGTGACATTTCTGGCCAAACAGAAATTTGCCCTGAAATCTTCTATGCCAGAACAGAAGACGAGGTGAGGAGATTTCTCCAAAACATCTTTCTTTGGCTcaaaaatgaggaaataaatcGCATAAGTGAAAGTGACAGGGTGTCCAATGTGCTCTCGGAGATCAATGATCTCGTTGGACAAACATATGAGACCCAAATCCCCAAACCCATGTCTCCAGGAACTGAGAAGGACTCTATCCCAACCATTGGAAGAGAATTCAAAGAGCAGCCTGAATATCCTGTAAAAGCTGAAACTGACTCCCTGATTGATTCATCACTTACAGCACCAGGGATTAGGTATGTCAGATTTGTTGAAGAAATCACTATCATTCCAATCCCAGAGATAAATGAAACcacagaacaaaagaagaacGATCTGGAGGAATGTATGAAATGCTTTGCAATGAGAGCATTTTTGAACTGCTGGGAGAAAAACGGTGGGCCAGTGAATACTACAGACATGAAGAGAATCTTGTCTTATCTGTCAGTGGAGATCATACAGGAAATCGCAGACTTTGAAGTCAGTAAGGACAATGACAAGGTTAATGTCTTTGTTACAGACCTTTACCGCGATCTGAAAAATCAGTTTGGCTCAACTAGAGATCTGTGGAAAGCTGCAACATCACTAGATGGCCATTCTCTTCAGGATGccatattgaaatatttaagaaagCACTTTCCCATGACACGCAAAATGAGTACAACTGAGAAGATCACTTCAACACTCACAGACATTTTTTGCTTCCTAAAATAG
- the LOC122829606 gene encoding uncharacterized protein LOC122829606 isoform X2, whose translation MEESNGQMNRSIHISIDNLEDIILPRLNTLTPAQWTLLSQGLRDSHITAVMADILTNIFQQCVENSLTVLVPILEDCMTKCMKTKMPDESISVHLTNMISTEMAIVLEVSPPEEVCESSMELNSLMEQEVSEKVTSIANGIKRTSSFPAEPAVFASGCISNLRNFNKMVSNAVQCLRKHINRVSSRCIERYWSAFTKKRTSGVSPAEAETAFDLTEKSVSPSVKSLYSVASVSESIAEIIEKYSDDAGDAKGAEDDADFCLDHFEVNEVAGGISKTIIDDLHYCKAEGSVGQKDPSCSCAPHFNLKKIVGDIRNLFRSKGKTDPAGKEEIVKNPQFSRFAKDQFATMASSLEISFKDSSDTNVVKLKQDVYLSNTLAHLMFPGCVPEDSSGMKTDQIPKLDFQSIKPQIDRLCAEFMKNPQLNDKIKQFSKELTDKLYTDITSSHHYNLPVPPENLSESVLSSEKISDISGQTEICPEIFYARTEDEVRRFLQNIFLWLKNEEINRISESDRVSNVLSEINDLVGQTYETQIPKPMSPGTEKDSIPTIGREFKEQPEYPVKAETDSLIDSSLTAPGIRYVRFVEEITIIPIPEINETTEQKKNDLEECMKCFAMRAFLNCWEKNGGPVNTTDMKRILSYLPLPRSEKSVWLN comes from the exons atggaaGAGTCAAACGGGCAAATGAACAGAAGCATCCACATTTCCATTGACAATCTGGAGGATATCATATTGCCCCGCCTGAACACTTTAACACCAGCACAGTGGACCTTGCTTTCACAGGGTCTGAGGGATTCACATATTACAGCCGTCATGGCTGACATACTTACCAACATTTTTCAACAATGTGTGGAAAATTCACTGACCGTCCTTGTGCCAATATTAGAAGATTGTATGACGAAGTGCATGAAGACTAAAATGCCAGATGAAAGCATCAGTGTGCATTTGACCAACATGATTTCAACAGAAATGGCCATTGTCCTCGAGGTGTCTCCACCAGAAGAAGTCTGTGAGAGCAGCATGGAGTTGAACTCATTGATGGAACAGGAGGTCTCTGAAAAAGTAACATCCATTGCAAATGGCATCAAGAGAACCTCTAGTTTTCCTGCAGAACCAGCAGTGTTTGCAAGTGGTTGCATTTCTAACCTAagaaatttcaacaaaatggTTTCCAATGCAGTTCAGTGCCTTCGCAAACACATAAACAGAGTCAGCTCAAGATGCATCGAAAGATATTGGAGTGCGTTCACAAAAAAGCGAACCTCAGGTGTGTCTCCAGCAGAAGCAGAGACTGCTTTTGACCTTACAGAGAAAAGCGTTTCTCCTAGTGTGAAATCTCTCTATTCTGTAGCCTCAGTTAGCGAGAGTATTGCTGAAATCATAGAGAAATATTCTGATGATGCAGGCGATGCAAAAGGTGCAGAAGATGATGCAGATTTTTGCCTAGATCATTTCGAAGTAAACGAGGTTGCAGGTGGAATTAGCAAAACGATTATTGATGACCTTCATTACTGTAAGGCTGAAGGTTCGGTTGGACAGAAAGATCCAAGTTGTTCATGTGctcctcattttaatttgaaaaagatCGTTGGTGATATCAGAAACCTTTTCCGGTCAAAAGGCAAAACTGACCCAgctggaaaagaagaaatagtCAAAAACCCACAATTTTCCAGATTTGCAAAAGACCAGTTCGCCACCATGGCGTCTTCTTTGGAGATCTCATTCAAGGACTCAAGTGACACAAATGTAGTGAAACTGAAACAAGATGTATATTTGTCAAACACATTGGCTCACCTCATGTTTCCTGGATGTGTCCCTGAAGATTCATCAGGGATGAAAACAGACCAAATTCCTAAGCTGGATTTTCAGTCCATCAAACCACAAATTGACAGACTGTGTGCAGAATTCATGAAAAACCCACAGTTGAATGACAAGATCAAGCAGTTTTCCAAGGAACTGACAGATAAATTATATACTGATATCACCAGTAGCCATCATTACAACCTTCCTGTTCCTCCTGAAAACCTTTCAGAATCTGTCCTCTCTAGTGAGAAAATAAGTGACATTTCTGGCCAAACAGAAATTTGCCCTGAAATCTTCTATGCCAGAACAGAAGACGAGGTGAGGAGATTTCTCCAAAACATCTTTCTTTGGCTcaaaaatgaggaaataaatcGCATAAGTGAAAGTGACAGGGTGTCCAATGTGCTCTCGGAGATCAATGATCTCGTTGGACAAACATATGAGACCCAAATCCCCAAACCCATGTCTCCAGGAACTGAGAAGGACTCTATCCCAACCATTGGAAGAGAATTCAAAGAGCAGCCTGAATATCCTGTAAAAGCTGAAACTGACTCCCTGATTGATTCATCACTTACAGCACCAGGGATTAGGTATGTCAGATTTGTTGAAGAAATCACTATCATTCCAATCCCAGAGATAAATGAAACcacagaacaaaagaagaacGATCTGGAGGAATGTATGAAATGCTTTGCAATGAGAGCATTTTTGAACTGCTGGGAGAAAAACGGTGGGCCAGTGAATACTACAGACATGAAGAGAATCTTGTCTTATCT ACCTTTACCGCGATCTGAAAAATCAGTTTGGCTCAACTAG